CTTATATTATACCTAATTTAACACATAAATATACATGCTCTATTTATTGACACTTTcccaaaataaatacttttgctaaaaaaatgataaattttatatacattgacagtgtatacattatcaccGTTAGATTTATGATAaatgtacaaaagttgaatttcaaattcaaattttgtatagttgTTATTCATCTAAAactgataatatatacactgttagtataagaaacattaataaaaaaaaaactaatacaTGAACATTTCCTAACAGGTGTCTCGAACCAAACCCTATAAAATATAGGGAATGGATCCATGTATACATTTTAGACAGCATACTCAATCCTTAATTTAATAAactttagcaaaaaaaaaagacctttGTAGACAGCTAATTACCAATTCCACCTCTTGTCATGGGCAAAATTCTCAAAATATtgctaaaataaaaatttgtcatAAAATTGGTGCAGTCTGGGAGGCGTTTCTGATTTAGAAGTCGCCGCATTTCCGATACGAGGCTTCCaataaaaatacttttaattttcattttattttggttgctttagttttctttattttattattttttgcaaAAGCTTCGCTGCTCATTTGCATTCACTGTTTTTTGATGAGCGGCGAAGCTTTTGCATTCactgtattttttattttttttttgcaatctttCGCCGCTCATCAAGCATTCATTTTTTTCCGCTGATGCCGCAAATCAAATTTGAGCGTCAGTTTTTTTTCCCggccaaaataaattttttaaaagtgaaatcacaatttttttaaaaagtgattatgttttttttaaagtaaaaccGCAAATCTCAATTGCAGCGATAGTTTTCCCACTGTCCATCACTAACCAACGGTCGTGGTTCCGCagcttattaattttttatttcttttataaaaaaaGTGACGGCTATgccctaatttttttaaaaaaaaataatgccgCAATTTGAATTTGCGACGTTAGTTATCCACCAGATCTACAAAATTAAAGGTACTGATTTAATCCAAAAACAATTTCCAATCAAAGTAGCACTACTCCAATTAGGACGAAATCTACCACACAGAAGGATTTATTGGAAATGTGGCTATTCAACCGCATCGCGCGATAAAGGCAAGATGTGCGTTGATGGGTGATATTtagaatttttgaatttttttatcgaACTCGTAGTTTTATTATCATTTAAGTTCATATGCTAATTATTACATCCTATAAATATTGttcaatttttcattatttatcattatttaagttaacattaacattaaaaaatttcaaaaatatgacttaggcaaatttttattagtaTTTTAATAGCATACTTGATTATttactaaatttataaaattaacaTAATATCGTATATTAATTTTTTGACAATTCTGGTTTATAATAGGATTTTAGTAATACGGTTTtagaaaactaaaagaaaactaaagcaacccaaaataaatgaaaattaaaagcaTTTTTACTGGAAGCCTCACATCCGATTTGCGGCGACTCCTCATTTAGAAACCCCTCTCAAATATCACCAATTTTGTGGTGATTTTTAATTTTGACAATATTGCAAGAAATTCGCCTCATTACAGTATGAGGGCTTGAAAATTAGGGGTTTCATGTTACGTAAAATGTTAAACGCTAAATCCTAATTAAGCCTaatttattatcattattacaTTCTATAAATATTGTTCAATGCTGCATTATTTATCATTATTtaaattaacattaacattaaaatatttcaaaaatatgacttagtcaaattttatttgtaatttaaTAGCATATTTGATTatcatctaaatttataaaattaacataattctaatattatatattaaatttttgatAATTCTAGTTTATAATAGGATTTTAGTAATACAATTtaggaattttgattttaaaattaGGGTTCAAAGGTTACACAGTGAGGGACttgaaaattagggtttcatgtaaAATGTTAAACTCTAAACCCTAattaagcaagaaaaaaaataactttCGCCGCGATtacattttattaaaaaataaaaggaatgtATCGCCACTCGTGAGATGATCTGCGACGCGAAAAAGATTAAAActttgcaaaataaaaaaaattaaattcctTCGCCGCTCATTTCTTGGGCGGCGAAGcttttggaaaattttaaaaaaataaaataaaaccgtCGCCCCTTGTGATGAGCAAAGGTAGATTTGAGCAGCGATGGAAAAGCTTTTGCAATTTtgcataaaaaaataataaaaacgtCGCCGCTTATGGAATGAGCGGCGAagcttttgcaaaaaaaaaaaaaaaaagaaagctaaaGCAAcccaaaataaatgaaaattaaaagtatttttattaGAAGCTGCACGTCAACGACGCAGCGACCCCTAATTTGGAACCCACCTTCCAAGGACACcattttttgacaattttcaattttgacaATATTCTGAGAAATTCGCCCTTGTCACGTGTCCTCAAGCCATAAAATAGAAGAATCCTAGATAGAATAAGAAATGTTGCAAGTCATAAATTGGCTCAGCTTGCTGCTAAGCTTGTAAATAATGCTAGGGGGAAAATTTTCCCTATGTGGCTGAAAGAATGAACATAATAAGACATGAGGGCAGTTTTTCATCTTATGTAGGAGTAACTATTTCTGGTATTATCAAGATTCCGGATAcgtgtgtatatatacatatatgtgtgtgtatgaatTGTCGTTTGACATGAAAAAATGTTCAGTTATAAGAAAAAATCCGGAAAAGTGATGAATAGTTAGGTCTTgttccacaaaaaaaaagaaaaaaccaattCATGCAGTATCACTTCAcccaaagcaagtaaaaagaaaaagaaaaagaaaaaaaatccacgTTTAAACCCCTCACCAGAATATtgtgaagggaaaaaaaaaaagaaatgttaaAGTGCATATACAATTACGTAAGCGAGGTCATGTATTGTAAGTCATTTCTTCATACAACTTTTCTCTGATTTCTGCAAGAATTGATTTACAGAATATCAGCCCAGTTTCCACCAATCAAGGATGCATGCGTCCATGATCCACCCTTATTATCAAGCTCCTTCAACACTGCCCATGCAAAATCAGAATGCAAGTCCAAGACAACAAAATTTCTTGCTAGTTTACAATCCAAAGATGCTAATGCTAATCATCGTAAAATATTCAGCTAATATGAATCAATAGAATGGCTTAATCCCTAATAATGAGTAACAACCTTCGAGAAATCCTAGCAagtgaagaaaagaagaagaaaagatcaGCGAAAAAGTACTCGAGTCCTTTCAACAACTTCATTCTCAATTATCTTTTGGCGCTTGAGTGCTTAAACACGAGCATCATCATCCTCTTCGTAATTGACTCAGTCTTCAACAGTACCCAGATCATCTTCTTGAACTCCTCCGGCTTCAACCCCACCCTGGCCATCTTCTTGAGCTCCTCCGTCTTCAGCACCAACTTGACCATCTCGTTCATCTCCTAGGTTTCCAACACCTGCGCCCTCGTTGACGAGGAGATGACCATCTTGTTCGTCACCCTCAAAATCTTGTCCATTTTGATCTGCATAAATCATTTCAGCAACATCGTATAGTTCACCTACTCTTCCATTTTCATAACCCCAAATCTTCATTGACAAGTTATATATCTCCTCGCGCCATGGGTTTGCGAATTTTACACTATCGTCGAATTCCATCATCCTTATAGTTTCGATTCTGTTGAAGTTCTCCTCCAGCATCAAGATTCTGTCTACCAAAAGGTCCTGTGGTATGTTGGGAATCGGTATATTGCCAAGAAAGTTGTAGAACACATCAGAGTCAGGTTCAGGGACCGCTCCACCATTGCCAGTTATGAACTCATAAAGGGCCCTCAAGATTGCGGTATCCATAACATCCTGCGCCTCATCAACAACGTCGTCAAGATCATCAGGATTCTCTACGACAACTCCCTTTTCATGAACAGCATCTGAATCTTGATTAATCTGACCCCATATTAACTGAGACAATCGAAATCTCTCCTCCAGATAGCGGTTCATGAAATGTGTGTTGATGCCTCGACTTCGGACAATATCCCGAAAAGACTCCTCCATGAAAAGAAGTGCACGGGTCAATCTTTCTTGAGAAATGTTTGCAAAGCCTTTTGCCCACACAAATTGGTGGAATTCAGGAGAGTTAGCACTGGGGAAAACCCAGAATCTGGTGCGGTACTTAAGCATTAAGTTGAGGATTCTAAGATACTCCTCGCGAAGGTTCCTCGGTGGCACTCGTCCTCCTCCATCAccaatcttgaatttcttggcGGCTGGTTCGTTTCCTCCGGATGTTGACATTTCTCTTGATgaagcttcttcttcttcttctttttttttttatttttttattttgagaaaGAGAACAGAAATTAAAGAGGGATAATCCTAGAAGAGGCAGAGAGATCAAGAATACAACTTTTGAAGGTGGCTAGCTACTTCAGGACCCTGGTTACTGATTCACCAGTAAtaatttctctgttttttttttttgtttggctaATTTGTCTCTGGGATGTTGTTTTAGTAGCAgtaatttcttgcttggaaaATGAAAGCTGGTATGGTGAGGATGATGGTAGGGAAGAGGATGGTGTAGTATCTACTATTATACTTTGGATTGTTTTGGATGGTAGGGAAGAGGATTGTTTTGCAAATTCGGAATTCTTGTTGGTTATCTGATTTCAATCCTTGATTTATTTTACTTTCCAGTTTTAATTTCtctttaaattgaaaattgggCTGGGTGAGTGCAGGGTAAGAAGGGATCGTTGGTGGCGAATTCGGCTGTTTGGAAACCGTCTGGGGCCCGAATCCAGCTTCAAGTTACCCACTTCAATATTTCCTGGCACCTGTTGAAATTGGCCCTTTTTATCAGCTTTCAACTAATCCTAGTTTTGTAAATATTTCTACATATATCATTCGCTATATCcattgataaaatataaatactgGGTCACGAAGCACTAGTACTAAAAGAAGAAAGAACGCTATGCTGGATAGAAAGTCGTTTGCTTTTCCGTGGTTAGATAAGATTTTTACAATTTGACTTTTATTTACTCTTTTTTGGCTTCTTGGCCATAAAGATGAATCTGATAATACATCATTTTATGGTCGGTGGGCGATCTATTTGAAGAATACAAGGCTTTCTGGAGTTGGATTATTCAACCTGAAACTCATTATCCATTTATATTGATAAgttcaaattatatttttccgTCCTCGTAAATATCATCACAAAATTCACAGGCCAAGAGTGACTTTACCACGGCTGTAAGGATTTCAGCGTCTCTTTTTCCatctatttttaaaaattaaaccaTCACTTCATGTATATATATTCTCAAGTTCGATAaccaaaatttatatttatCGTGTTATCTgtgattttctaaaattttgttGCTCATTTTCCGTATTTGAGTGTGTATAGGTAGACCGGTCATCTAGTTAGAATGTATAACCAATGAGTAAGCCTGATTTGGACAACACTTACGCCAGTCTTCTTGATTCATGGACTGCCTTTGCAGCAGCCAAGAGGGTTCAGAGGCTTGAGCTGGACTTGTCATCCTTTTTGAAACCTAACAGGAGTTTGGATGAGATCTACTGTTTCCCATCGGCTTCAAGTTTGGAATGGAAGGCACTGACTTCCCTAGTGCTGCATTCTGTTGATTTAGTTGAAGAACATCTCTTGCATCTCTTTTCTGAATATTGTCCATTGCTGGAGAAGTTATCTGTTACTGATGCCACCATCTTTGCTTAACTTGAGGCTTCAATCGCCTAATCATAAGCTGAAGCACTTTGGAATTATATATTGCCAGGGGTTAGAGGCTATTGAGGTTGTTCCAGCCCTCAATTTTAGCTGTTTTGTATATAAAGGACCCACGATAAACATGCTCTTCACAGACGTTGCTCAACTCTCTTCAGTTTCTCTTATAGGAGCACCTAATAACAGAATTGATTTTTGCAAGGATTCAGTAATTACCAAATTCGACCAGTTTCCCTTCTCTATGTCACAGCTTCAGATGCTTGCTTTGGATCTGGATATGGTGGTTGTCAAGAGTTATTACCTGTTTCCTAACACCTTTCCAGAGTTTAGGAATATTCGCTAACTGGAATAGAAGTTCTTTGCGTTTTATGAGCAGAGCATCCTTTTGCTGTGTTCGCTCATCCATGCGTCGCCTGGTTTGCATAAACTGGAGCTCCAACAAAACCAATAAACTTTTCTCAAGAAAAAGGATACTCCAGAACCCCGTCTCCAACTCTCCCTTCAGTCAAGAAATTGGTGCATTTTTTCTTCCACAAAAATGAGTTCTCTCGACCCAACTGATGAGTACCAACGTGATCAGCAGTACGTTGTAATCCTCCAGTTGATGATTCAGTACCAGTTTGAAACAGGGGAGTTTCCCATGGCTGAATCTTTAGCATTTTATGAATACGTCAAGGGAAGCGAATTGCTACCAGATATCACCACGTATCAATTGAAGATCAAGAGTTGGTTCCTGAGGAAGCTTTTCCAGATGAATGTTAGACAGGATGGTGAAGAACCAATTTTCAACGATCCTTCCCTGAAGCAGAGGTTTGAATTGTCGAAAAAGATATGGGGTGGTAGCCGCTTTCAAGAAGATGATGCTCAAAACTATGATGAAGATTGTTTTTTAGTTCATCCCCATACCGTAAAGCCTGTTACATTCTCCGCAAAGAAAAGACGTCGTCTTGATCATGATCATCAAGATAATCAAGAAATTACTGGCGAGAATGATGTTGAGGTTGATCTTCGAGACAAGGATTTTCAGGACATTGCAATCTTGAAGTCCATTCTTTACTTCCACCACAACAGCAGAAAGATCCCTCCTCCGGGCTCTATTGAACTGCATCAATTTGTCGGGGAATCAATACTCAGGCGTGGAATTACTCGGGCTGATTTGGCGGAAAGGATAGTTGGGATGGAGGTTTCTTTCAGGAATATTACTGAAGCAATGGGTACTCAGGATGTAAACTTCCCAGATTCCCTTGAACAGGAAAAACATGACTTGTCAAGACAAATATGGGGCGATAGACGATTTCAAGATGGTGCAGAAGACGACGTTGAAGATCAAGAAGATGATGCTGAAGACAACGTtaacgaagaagaagaagaagatgatgatgatggtggtgatgatgatgatgcaaCTTCGAAAGTGTACTGAAAGCTGAAGTGATTCCCTTTCAGGTACTTTAATTTGTTTTCCATGGTAAGATTTTTTAGAAAGGTTGCTTGCTCCTGATTAGAGTTTTTGGCTCTTCCATATGCCAAATTGGGCGGGGTGGTATTGTTAGCATAATAATTCCGTTCCGATCGATAAGCGATAAAAACAGTAACCACACAGAATCGCATTGTAGTAAACATGGGTAGCCATAAAGTGCCCAAGTGTAGCAATTCGCCAAAGGCAGTTAAATTTGCCCTTTTAATCGAAATTCTTGAAGAACTTGATACAAGTTCCCGTACGTTTTATCTCATGTCTTTCTTCCTTAATTTGGTATTTACAAGATGTTGTAAAGTCTATTCTTCATTTAACGTAGCTTTAGAtatttaggttttttttttttttattaattagttcTTTAATCGACTGTTGAGAAGGGAAAAGGAGCCATGCACATGGCTGGTTTCTGCACATGGCTGGCGTTCATCGTTAGAGTCTGCATGCCTGCATGCATGCACACGTATGTTATTAGTGGAAACGGAtcatattttctcattttcaaaCAGTATATTACCGGGTCAGGTATGTTATATTTAGTGGCGTTGGGGAATGAGCAAAATATAGAGTAAGCCATATGCATATCAATCTTGTGTATGCATGAACTGTTCCAGATATTCTATGTATGCGTACTAACAAGGAAGCAGCAAGAAGAACCTCTTCAGTAATGTCATTATGACATTTAGCCTCGTTGAAAATTTTCGTCCAGCAGCAATAATTTGCTGCAATCAAAGTATCAAACCAAAAacgcaccaaaaaaaaagaaaaaaagtatcAAACCAAAAGAATAAGGTCGGATTTGCGCTAGCATTTAAACAGAAAAATCGTTGAAGGAGGTCATTGAACCGAgtaaacagaaatggtaatagcAGAAGATGTATTCACTCACTTTTCaggcaaaaaattaattttgctgAAGAACTAACTTCGATGCACTTCTGCTCTTGAATATTGCATGACAAATGTCCAGATCATATGCTTGAAAAATACAACCCAATGCGACGTAAGGACTCCCGAATCTCTCTAGTCTCTACAAACACAATCCATTCCCTGTAGTGAAGAAACTAAGAAGAAGTTGGGTTTTGGACATTTTGCTTATTACTTTGCGATGGTCTTGACTCTTTGCCCATCTAGCAGAAGTAAatattttcaactttttaagttaatgtaaattttattttatttaaaaaaaagttttctttGATACGTTCTTCAAATTATATATGTACATTGACTTGCTACATGCCTTTGAATTGAAAATGAGGATGAAAGCCTGATTTATTTAGGCGGTTAATCATTCTTTGGAGCCACTTCATTCAAGAAACATTCCCCAGCCGGCCAGCCCATACGTACTGATTGGACATCATGCTGTCGAACAGATGACACAATTGGTGAGAAAATAAGGACTCAGCGAACACCGATAATTATTTGTATTAACTTCAGCAATGATCTCAACTACAAGTTCTCTAAGTATCAGTAAAGAAGTTACATGAGCAATGTCTGAGTAAGATATACAAAATCTAATTGTCCAATACCAACTCTTCTAAACAGGACAACAAAATTGAACAAATTGTTATGTCAAAATTGATCAAGAATGACAAGCTAAGAAATTTAACTTCCTAACTAGTGATTCACTACTACAGACATATACATCAGCTACTCCTTCCATACAACACTAGCGTTAGCAAACATTCCTCCGTTAGCTTCAAATTTCTGTCAGGCATCTACTGCGCTGCAAACTGCTGGGTGCACAAAAAGCATATTGCCATGAGTTCAAACACCTTTCAACCAAACTTTGGCATCATCATTTACAGAAGGTGGTTTGATAAAAGAATCAGCATTGCATCATTCTCTTGGTCTCCTATCTCCTGCAGATTTATGCCaagcaaaaataaatacattttGGATTCTGTCTACTTGGAATGGATTGACATCAGGCGAAAGCACGATACTGATATAAATCCGAAAAGCAAAAGCATTTTAGATGAGTAGTATCAGTTACTTAATTAGCACAAGTTTGAGATGAGTAAAGCAGCCACAAAATAGGATGGACAAATTTTGACCTTACCATTCACTACGACGTTTCATCATCTGAACTAGAACTATCCATCCGCCTCTCTGCTATAGCAGGAAAGAGCCGTTGACGAGGATCAGGGACAGAATTTTGCCGTGGGTCTGAAGATGCACTTGTAGCATCTTCGCTTCTCCGAGGTTTATTCAGGTTTTTTGGGGCACTTTTGACCTCTTTGCACACCTTGTCCAATATTATCAGGAAGTCTCTTACTATAACAAATAATCTCAAACCCTCATCCTTCCCGGCATTTCCATGAAAGTAATCTCCAGTGCTCTTTACTAAAGCCATGATTCTCTTCTCTTCCTCAAGCAACCACATGATGTCGACCTCAGCATTCTGCACAAAGCTTTCCAGTGTTTGACGAAACCCATTTTCTTCATCCACGTTCTTCATTTCTGCATTTAAGAAATCTCGGGCTTTAATTAGAGCGTGACCAAGTTTAGCAACTGTTCCAGTTAAGCTATCAGCATCCAGAATTGCAGCTCTTTTGACATTTTCAAGTTCATTTCCTAAATTTGCCACCACCTGCAAACCCATACTTCGAAACTGCTCTTCTGTATCATGTGAAGAAACCTCAATTAGATCATCAGACTTAATGCTGGACATGCTCCGCATCTCTCTAGCTGCACGGGCAGCTCGTACACCTTCTGAACGAATTATCTCCTGAACAACAAAGTGCAAAAGTGTAGTTTTCCCATCAATTCCTTTCACATCTGACAATTTCAAAAGTGTGTCGAGTCTGAATGCCTGTGCACCACCACGAAATGTGCCATCATTCATGCGATTTCCAGTCTTAAGAACAGCCTCAAGGAGCTTAAGAAACAATCTACTTTTCCGGAGTTCCGTGCAAGCAGCCTGCAGCGTGAATAAAACAGAAAACCACATGCATATGAAAACAGCAGTCAGCAAGACAAGAAGCATGATTATATTAAAGTTTTAAAAGTTTTCAACTCATGAACAATATTTTATTCAAAGGACTCTTTTACCAATAACTTTAATTAGGTATTAATTGAAACAACGACTTACCTCCAAGGTTGCAAAGGACTCTTTTACCAGAGATGCCTCCTCTTGAAGAATACACATAAACAGTAATGATTCTAATCTTTTAAAAGCACATGGTATATCCACCAAAACTTTAAGGAAGCGCTCAGCAGGCCCAAGACGAGAAAGGTCACCACTATATAATCTCAACTTCAGTTCTTCATCAGTTGTCGGTGCCATCTTTAGCAATGTTTGAATGAGTTCAGAAGGAAGTTCATTTCCTGAATGATTCTAAGTATTAGCTGCAAGTGCTTTAAAATCTGCAGAGAACCTCTTTAGAtgcttttttcttatttttcaagGGCTAGGATAAGTTACTGGAGAGACATTTCATATAGTTATCCAGCTAGTATACTAAAACTGGCTAAAAAAAGTTGCTTTTAACatctaatattttcttttaattgcccGGGATGTTCCATGTGTGActacaatacaaaagaaaagaacaaatttGTTTTTGACAGGACACTTTCTAGCTAATAGGACCAAATTTGTTTTCGTTCTCCAATATATAAACAAACAATGCATGCTCTACTTTGATGTAATGTTTGataagcaacaaaagaaaataacaaatcaCCTTCTTGAAGTGCATCACAAACTTCTTCTGTTGTCACATTTAATGCTTTAAGAAGGATTGAAAGGTTCTGAGATTTTTTGGGATCAATAATTTGGATATATTGGTTTGCAGCATCTTGGGCTGCAGACTCCTTGCGCTGATTCCTGTTTCTTTCAGCAGGAGCATAACCAAATAAAGACTCTATCATCTcttcattaaacctgttcacAACCAAACATCAGATTTATCAGAAATCATGATGTGAACATCATGAGTTACATGATAAAGAAAGAGAGTAAGAAATGAAATAAAGCCACTATCATCCCTTCATCAAACCTGTCCGTGGCCATACATGCTGTTTATCAGGCAGCACAATTCAAAAATCACGAGTCTGTGATAAACAAAGAGAGTAACTTACTGGAATGATCCCGATTTGATTTGGTGCCAGACCATAGAATGGTCAGGGTTAGCCAGAACCTTATCCCAGAAGAAAGGCTTCAGCTTAGCTTTAGGAGCATCAGCATCTTCAACATTGGCAGAAGTTGACAAATTACTCGATCCAAGAGGTGGACGAGTAGGCTTTAGACCTAAGGGTGGGGGCCGAGGTGGTGCCCCACTACCacctggtggtggtggtggaggtggaCGAGGGCCATTCCTAGTAGGAGAAGGTATAGTAGGTGGAGGAGGTGGAGCTGGGGCAGGAGGACGTGGGCCACCAGGTCTTAGAGGTGGAGGCGGCGGAGCTGATGGTGCAGGAAGGGGAGGAGGTGCTTTACCAGGACCAGTAGGAAGTCCAAGAGAATTTGCCCTACCAGGGGGAGGCTTCAGGGGAGGTAAACCAGTTGGTTCTGATCTCCCAAGTATCTGCGAAGAATTCTCAGCTAATGTAATTCCACCTCCGGCAGCAGTTCCAAGTGGAATCTCAATTTTTGAATCAGTCTGCAAATGAGAGTCCATGTTGAAATCACCAGTCATCTTATGATTTGAGTTGTAGAATGACTGATTAGAAGGCTTCTCATTATTTATTGAAGAACTTAAAGTGAATGACTTGTTTGGAGAGGCTGAAACATCAAAACCACAAAAAATCAGCACAGGAAAACAGCAATTGAATATTAGATATTAAGTGAAGAAAAATTACCGACGGAGTAGTCACTTAAGCTTAAATTGAGAAGAGGCCTCTCATCATTTTTTCCAACTCCAGAGCCTCTCCTGCAAAATCTACGACAGCATAAAAAGAGCACTGCAGAAATAACAAATGTTGCTGCTGCAGTCACAGCAACAGCTATGACAACTGTTTTGCTGGTACCATGTTGCTTATTTGCCTGTACATCAGAAGAAGAACTTGGGCCTAAAGAAGGCTTTGCACTGGGAGTACGATGTAAGTTTGAATTGCTAGAATCTGGTGGGAAGAATGGAGGTGATGGGGGGCTAGTACTTAGCTGCGGTTTGGGAACTACAGGTATTGAAGGAGCTGGAGCAGGTGATGGCAGTGCAGGGGACGGGGCAGGAGCTTCTCCAAAGCTCTGAATCAATCTCCGTCCTCTAGAAGCACCAGGTCTGGTGTATATGAAATCCAGATACCTAATGTACCAATTCTTTGAATCTTTCTCTTCTCCAGATTCAAGGAACACGAGATCTTTCTTCCTTAAACATTCCAAAAGAGTCCTCTCAACCTTGGGATTTAACACCGTAAGAAATTTCTGTGCATCTGATTTGGCTAATGACCTACCATTCACAATAACTTCACTCGACTCTTCAACAGCTTCATTGGCACGCATCAACTCCAACCTACAGTTTGCCATCAACAGCTCAGCCTGCAAGAAGAATATCCAACTGGAATTCAAAACGCGTAAACATGGAAGAATGCAGTAACAAGCACTGCAAAATCTGAACAAATTTACAAATAACTACAGTTGATTGACACACCATCTGCGTTCTACATTTCTCATATTCCTTTTATGCTACCTTTTCAACACTGGAAAATGTACAATTCATAGAGGAAGAAAGTAAAACAATAACCATGAAAACTGGATTGATAAAACCATGGTGTCAACAAAGTTGCATGGCCCTACAGATGATTCAAAGTTGCAAATGCCAAACAtcatgaaaagaaaataaaaaagatttattACTGCACTTCAGTTATTAAGCTTCATGGCTGCCGACCCAGAGGAATACTCTTTAGTTTTcccctcttcttttctcttctacTCCTCCAGAAGCATATATACTATCAAAATAATATGCACATATTCATAAACGCTATCATACTCAGTACCATGCTTCTGATTTGTTCCAACTCTCCTGAACTCTTGATTGTCTCAGGTTATGTGCAGATCCTCTTACTTAATCAATATAATAAATAAGTTGGATCTTTACAAGCATATAAATATATGGATCTCTGCCCTCCATTATATCATTCTCCTGTTTACTTCAAAAAGCCATTTTTATATAAAACAGCTTCAGCATTTCCTAGTACATATACATGCCAAACTTATCATAATCAGAGTGACACCATTTCCCCAAACATATCTCCAATTTCAGCAGATTTAGCAAGCATTTTCTGAGAAGACAAACATTCATTCATCTCTTGCAATGCATGACATTAAATTCCAGCTGGCAGACTAA
The DNA window shown above is from Coffea arabica cultivar ET-39 chromosome 5e, Coffea Arabica ET-39 HiFi, whole genome shotgun sequence and carries:
- the LOC113689624 gene encoding uncharacterized protein encodes the protein MSKPDLDNTYASLLDSWTAFAAAKRVQRLELDLSSFLKPNRSLDEIYCFPSASSLEWKALTSLVLHSVDLVEEHLLHLFSEYCPLLEKLSGLEAIEVVPALNFSCFVYKGPTINMLFTDVAQLSSVSLIGAPNNRIDFCKDSVITKFDQFPFSMSQLQMLALDLDMVVVKSYYLFPNTFPEFRNIR
- the LOC113690399 gene encoding formin-like protein 5; translation: MGVRGGLGVIASLVLLLVLIATCLGSKKAAPESSLASLVNLMERNQDVAELLMANCRLELMRANEAVEESSEVIVNGRSLAKSDAQKFLTVLNPKVERTLLECLRKKDLVFLESGEEKDSKNWYIRYLDFIYTRPGASRGRRLIQSFGEAPAPSPALPSPAPAPSIPVVPKPQLSTSPPSPPFFPPDSSNSNLHRTPSAKPSLGPSSSSDVQANKQHGTSKTVVIAVAVTAAATFVISAVLFLCCRRFCRRGSGVGKNDERPLLNLSLSDYSVASPNKSFTLSSSINNEKPSNQSFYNSNHKMTGDFNMDSHLQTDSKIEIPLGTAAGGGITLAENSSQILGRSEPTGLPPLKPPPGRANSLGLPTGPGKAPPPLPAPSAPPPPPLRPGGPRPPAPAPPPPPTIPSPTRNGPRPPPPPPPGGSGAPPRPPPLGLKPTRPPLGSSNLSTSANVEDADAPKAKLKPFFWDKVLANPDHSMVWHQIKSGSFQFNEEMIESLFGYAPAERNRNQRKESAAQDAANQYIQIIDPKKSQNLSILLKALNVTTEEVCDALQEGNELPSELIQTLLKMAPTTDEELKLRLYSGDLSRLGPAERFLKVLVDIPCAFKRLESLLFMCILQEEASLVKESFATLEAACTELRKSRLFLKLLEAVLKTGNRMNDGTFRGGAQAFRLDTLLKLSDVKGIDGKTTLLHFVVQEIIRSEGVRAARAAREMRSMSSIKSDDLIEVSSHDTEEQFRSMGLQVVANLGNELENVKRAAILDADSLTGTVAKLGHALIKARDFLNAEMKNVDEENGFRQTLESFVQNAEVDIMWLLEEEKRIMALVKSTGDYFHGNAGKDEGLRLFVIVRDFLIILDKVCKEVKSAPKNLNKPRRSEDATSASSDPRQNSVPDPRQRLFPAIAERRMDSSSSDDETS